The following coding sequences are from one Alosa alosa isolate M-15738 ecotype Scorff River chromosome 3, AALO_Geno_1.1, whole genome shotgun sequence window:
- the map3k19 gene encoding mitogen-activated protein kinase kinase kinase 19 codes for MIMDAHHRQAVMYLTLEMVDHEESSESISCCFTPCGVLEQTSGISESQLQCLDGGPLSEQHQINSQDKKIPKFTRSSPGTPREMRHADQVGRKENSRTKLLPKLDIMNTTMLRNTEPNGISAASWTDMSTKPVPPASPAPQSSLLSRSAPTIMEPFLGASSLLQVRTNIHNRLTNSKETDEWGQKGSPDSGKIRTPRTLAPLKRGCRNIPQVSFIRAPRPLKPIGLFPPSSDPSGKTEKAAREDREGSCASGRQGPLGREDTNRDNCDQESLVDYQDSCVFECAANPGQPSLYGESTGVMFEEGVCVISLFDKENCEFQHTDVNTETAQGDKDPQIDYADEAQAKQKVVCFENPSSEACRAEQSHSKSHSTTEDTPVYDVITENSHGVGVGTEPLLVPTVNVILSKDEHVVRLKIDRKGSTPFQTNNSFNVLACKNQSRKNPTVPFHVKCQDGKSDLVNKNMSKGIHTHTAQASTRKRVTESVKPRRGSADKKRLSNIRSQSQKQLNQKDQNRTKHLPNTEIVGQPKAKSAVDYVTYNDMFHEIMHGDNGPAIFEMFATPLYDKLRVARSSDRERQVQSAPPIKDQIQNFKNRCPKKVERKKKKQADKNKPKRNRETVATGQPCNVLSLKIDNTESFSNPNHASSTRKPEVISSVEVNEEIEATESEDQTQKAHVLSIIQEALSQSSSLAPMLGNQLQGKYLGTSAEKRKASTQLTGSNQEVHEEPEVKVDPNTECNQSPDFISSQEWSAQGKVNSWTSSTKERTRLPLFQTYGDKEEDEPLTDELMQCLVDELISLEEKEIETDHSENTRVDGHRKEAPLLTQQTFHKARGVVNMEGSYDDGAITWTKGEVLGRGAYGTVYCGLTSQGQLIAVKQVILDAMDKETADKEYGSLQREVDLLKSLHHTNIVGFLGTSLSESIISIFMEYVPGGSIASVLHRFGPLPERVFAIYTQQILEGVAYLHSNRIIHRDLKGNNIMLMPTGVVKLIDFGCARQLSHFNQTGSHGNLLKSAHGTPYWMAPEVINETGHGRKSDIWSVGCTVFEMATGKPPLTHMDKMAALFYIGARQGLMPSLPDNFSKHAKHFVQACLTSDQHLRPSAEQLLEHPFIMHGRWFD; via the exons ATGATAATGGATGCCCACCACCGGCAAG CAGTCATGTACCTGACCTTGGAGATGGTGGATCATGAGGAATCCTCTGAGAGTATCTCATGTTGCTTCACGCCCTGTGGTGTCCTTGAGCAGACATCTGGCATTTCTGAG AGTCAACTTCAGTGTTTGGATGGTGGGCCCCTGTCAGAACAGCACCAAATAAACAGTCAAG ATAAGAAGATCCCGAAGTTTACCAGGAGTAGCCCGGGCACACCAAGGGAGATGAGACATGCTGACCAGGTTGGGAGGAAGGAGAACAG TCGAACGAAACTTCTTCCGAAGTTAGATATTATGAATACCACTATGCTGCGGAATACAGAGCCCAATGGCATATCAGCTGCAAGCTGGACAGACATGAGCACCAAGCCTGTTCCTCCAGCCTCCCCGGCTCCACAGTCATCGCTGCTTAGCCGGTCTGCACCAACCATCATGGAGCCTTTCCTTGGTGCAAGTTCCCTTCTACAAGTGCGGACTAACATTCACAATC GATTGACAAACTCCAAAGAGACTGATGAATGGGGTCAGAAG GGTTCTCCAGATTCAGGGAAAATCAGGACTCCAAGAACTTTGGCTCCATTGAAGAGAGGGTGCAGAAATATCCCTCAAGTATCATTTATTCGCGCACCACGTCCACTCAAACCTATTGGATTATTTCCTCCATCTTCTGACCCCTCAGGCAAGACAGAAAAGGCAGCCAGAGAGGATAGAGAAGGAAGCTGTGCCAGTGGTAGACAAGGGCCACTGGGTAGAGAGGACACTAATAGGGACAATTGTGATCAAGAGAGCCTGGTGGATTATCAGGActcatgtgtgtttgagtgtgcagCAAACCCAGGACAACCCAGTCTGTATGGTGAGTCTACTGGTGTGATGTTTGAGGAAGGTGTTTGTGTCATATCTCTGTTTGACAAGGAAAACTGTGAATTTCAGCATACAGACGTTAACACTGAAACAGCACAGGGTGACAAAGACCCTCAGATTGACTATGCAGATGAGGCACAAGCTAAGCAGAAGGTGGTCTGCTTTGAAAATCCTTCATCAGAGGCATGCAGGGCAGAGCAATCACATTCAAAGTCACATTCCACAACTGAGGACACTCCAGTGTATGACGTCATAACTGAAAACTCACACGGTGTGGGAGTTGGTACTGAGCCTCTTCTTGTTCCAACTGTAAATGTCATATTGTCAAAGGACGAACATGTGGTAAGATTGAAGATAGACAGAAAGGGAAGCACTCCTTTTCAAACTAATAATTCTTTTAATGTCTTGGCATGTAAAAACCAGagtaggaaaaatccaaccgtTCCATTCCATGTAAAGTGTCAAGATGGAAAATCTGATTTAGTCAACAAAAATATGTCTAaaggtattcacacacacacagcacaagcaAGCACTCGAAAACGAGTTACGGAGTCAGTAAAGCCCAGAAGGGGTAGTGCTGACAAGAAACGTCTGAGTAATATAAGGTCACAAAGTCAAAAGCAACTCAACCAAAAGGACCAGAATAGGACCAAACACCTCCCCAATACGGAGATTGTAGGACAACCCAAGGCCAAATCAGCTGTGGATTATGTAACGTACAATGACATGTTTCACGAGATCATGCACGGAGACAATGGGCCGGCCATCTTTGAGATGTTCGCAACCCCGCTGTATGACAAACTCAGAGTGGCAAGGTCctctgacagagagaggcaggtgCAGTCAGCTCCACCAATCAAGGACCAGATCCAAAACTTCAAGAACAGGTGTCCCAAAaaagtggagagaaagaaaaagaaacaggcTGATAAGAATAAACCGAAAAGAAATAGGGAGACTGTAGCCACAGGACAGCCTTGCAATGTACTATCTTTGAAAATAGACAACACTGAATCATTTTCCAATCCAAATCATGCCAGCAGCACAAGGAAGCCAGAGGTTATATCATCTGTTGAGGTAAATGAAGAAATAGAGGCTACTGAAAGTGAAGATCAAACACAAAAAGCGCATGTATTATCAATAATTCAAGAAGCTCTATCTCAATCTAGCTCCCTGGCCCCTATGCTTGGCAATCAGTTGCAAGGAAAATATCTTGGCACTTCTGCTGAGAAAAGGAAAGCCTCCACTCAGCTCACAGGGAGCAATCAGGAAGTCCATGAAGAACCTGAGGTGAAGGTTGATCCGAACACTGAATGTAATCAAAGTCCAGACTTTATTAGTTCACAAGAATGGTCTGCACAGGGAAAAGTCAACAGTTGGACATCAAGCACAAAGGAGCGAACACGCCTGCCTCTATTTCAGACATATGGGGATAAAGAAGAGGACGAACCTCTTACAGATGAGCTGATGCAGTGCCTGGTGGATGAGTTGATATCACTGGaggagaaagaaatagaaacTGACCATTCCGAGAACACCAGAGTTGACGGGCACAGAAAAGAAGCTCCACTGTTGACCCAACAAACGTTCCACAAG GCCAGAGGGGTGGTCAACATGGAAGGGTCTTATGACGATGGAGCCATCACATGGACAAAAGGAGAAGTCCTGGGTAGAGGGGCATATGGAACA GTCTACTGTGGTCTGACTAGCCAGGGGCAGCTTATTGCCGTGAAACAAGTAATTCTGGATGCCATGGACAAGGAGACGGCAGATAAGGAGTATGGCTCCCTCCAAAGAGAAGTGGACCTGCTGAAAAGCCTCCACCACACCAACATTGTTGGTTTCCTAGGCACCTCTTTGAGCGAGAGCATCATCAGCATATTCATGGAGTACGTCCCTGGAGGATCCATTGCCAGTGTTCTTCATCGTTTCGGTCCCTTACCGGAAAGGGTGTTTGCCATCTACACCCAGCAGATCTTGGAGGGGGTGGCCTACTTACATAGCAACAGAATCATCCACAGAGACCTGAAGGGGAACAACATTATGCTCATGCCCACTGGTGTGGTCAAGCTCATCGACTTCGGCTGTGCCCGCCAGCTTAGCCATTTCAACCAAACCGGCAGTCACGGCAACCTTCTGAAGTCTGCACACGGTACGCCCTACTGGATGGCACCGGAAGTGATTAATGAGACTGGGCATGGTCGGAAGTCGGATATCTGGAGTGTTGGCTGCACTGTGTTTGAGATGGCTACTGGCAAACCGCCACTGACTCACATGGACAAGATGGCTGCTTTATTCTACATAGGGGCTCGACAAGGGCTGATGCCATCTTTGCCTGACAACTTCTCCAAACATGCGAAACATTTTGTacaagcatgtctgacaag TGATCAGCATCTGAGACCGTCTGCAGAGCAGCTATTGGAACATCCCTTCATTATGCATGGACGATGGTTTGACTAA
- the LOC125291619 gene encoding death-associated protein kinase 1, whose product MDLKEDLEAVVSRLELGHWEEVDRPHNAESSTPLISACQRGLHRIMHTLLEHAADVTLCNQSNQTAMHVCHPKLQEELLLAMFRPLPPQAQLRQACWQGNLHLLQHWLAQNKCVDVNAPNRDGLTPLMLAVRDVDLFESLDISLPWEHNPLGVVEELLTASA is encoded by the exons ATGGATCTGAAGGAGGACTTGGAGGCGGTGGTCTCGCGGCTGGAGCTCGGGCACTGGGAGGAGGTGGACCGTCCACACAATGCAGAGAGCTCCACACCGCTTATCAGTGCCTGCCAGAGGGGCCTGCACAGG ATAATGCACACCCTTCTGGAGCATGCAGCCGATGTCACGCTGTGTAACCAGAGCAACCAGACAGCTATGCATGTGTGCCATCCCAAGCTCCAAGAGGAGCTGCTGTTGGCCATGTTCAGGCCGCTGCCTCCCCAGGCACAACTCCGACAGGCTTGCTGGCAGGGGAACCTCCACCTGCTGCAGCACTGGCTG GCTCAGAACAAGTGTGTGGACGTGAATGCACCAAACAGGGATGGGCTAACCCCTCTCATGCTAGCTGTGAGAGATGTTGACCTGTTTGAAAGTCTGGACATAAGTCTACCGTGGGAACACAATCCACTGGGAGTAGTGGAGGAGCTACTGACCGCTTCTGCGTAA